The Devosia sp. SD17-2 genome includes a region encoding these proteins:
- a CDS encoding cellulose synthase, translating into MRLSTYLGGLGLLSSTILPVFAQDAGVPAPATIVVAQDASAIQPLAGARPFMVALPFAVAGERAPGEPVVRHTPTGVVQSLMAQITPAPEPAQAPNAVDETALRYFAQNGDEVRVQREIERLKALHPGWQPPANLLSQDYVPDPDIVEIWEMFSNGDFDGARAAIAAKQAADPSFVPSTDLLQSLASGESVSRLRTASDAKDYQAVITIAASNPQLLVCSSVDNLWRLAEAFAQTGSLARSVDAYAYVLSNCTDAQERYATMQKAMEQLPRAELDPLLAMERPDAAGVGEFNGLRLDLARRAVSAALDDGPAPGPADLALLEQSATATKNGEDLQLLGYFELSRNRPNEARRLFQTAHEAAPSAATAEGLAVTLLQLQDGEEAEGVLAAYRDESEELTALYLQAAAAYLATEPRRNISENVLGRIVDTAMSARDANTAQELGWYSYAFQQPQTAFEWFTVALRFQPDLEPAAYGLMVAANALGDATTVQSIRNQWAGRSARISDFGKTSATTQPPAAAPVPVPVAQRPSAPVQAAPVQSARQPTNQVASELSVDPSPQRSSGGRRCENFVPAASLSASNALSHAWCLMDLNRPAQAVDHFARALQSGSERVRSDAAYGQSLAFIRLGLPHEAAVAAAAAPVTNARALELEVAILTQQATSAYGVGDYAKALAILDARSRYAAERNDLLTLRAWSYYHLRRYREAQRIFSAVAATGYGEALAGLEAATSALARSLVQ; encoded by the coding sequence ATGCGGCTGAGTACCTATCTTGGCGGGCTGGGATTGCTGAGCAGCACTATCCTGCCGGTGTTCGCCCAGGATGCCGGAGTGCCGGCACCGGCCACCATTGTTGTGGCCCAGGATGCCTCGGCCATCCAGCCGCTTGCCGGCGCCCGCCCGTTCATGGTGGCGCTACCCTTCGCCGTCGCCGGGGAAAGAGCGCCGGGTGAGCCGGTGGTGCGCCACACGCCGACCGGCGTGGTGCAGTCGCTGATGGCCCAGATCACTCCGGCGCCAGAGCCCGCGCAGGCGCCAAATGCCGTCGACGAAACGGCCCTGCGTTATTTCGCCCAGAACGGCGACGAGGTACGGGTCCAGCGCGAGATCGAGCGCCTCAAGGCCCTTCACCCCGGCTGGCAGCCACCGGCCAATCTCCTCTCGCAGGACTATGTGCCCGATCCCGATATCGTCGAGATCTGGGAGATGTTCAGCAATGGCGATTTTGACGGCGCGCGCGCTGCCATCGCTGCCAAGCAGGCCGCTGATCCGAGCTTTGTGCCGTCGACCGATCTCCTGCAAAGCCTTGCCAGCGGCGAGTCCGTCTCGCGTCTGCGCACTGCCTCCGATGCAAAGGACTATCAGGCCGTCATCACCATTGCCGCCAGCAACCCGCAACTGCTGGTCTGCAGCTCCGTCGATAATCTCTGGCGCCTTGCCGAAGCCTTTGCGCAGACCGGCAGCCTCGCCCGCTCGGTCGATGCCTATGCCTATGTCCTGTCCAACTGCACGGACGCGCAGGAGCGCTACGCCACCATGCAGAAGGCCATGGAGCAACTGCCGCGCGCCGAACTCGATCCGCTCCTTGCCATGGAGCGTCCCGATGCGGCCGGGGTTGGAGAGTTCAACGGACTTCGCCTCGATCTGGCGCGTCGCGCCGTTTCCGCTGCGCTGGACGACGGGCCCGCACCCGGACCTGCTGATCTTGCCCTGCTCGAGCAATCGGCGACGGCCACCAAGAACGGCGAGGATCTACAGCTCCTGGGCTATTTCGAGCTCAGCCGGAACCGCCCCAATGAGGCGCGCCGCCTGTTCCAGACTGCCCATGAGGCTGCCCCAAGTGCGGCCACCGCCGAGGGACTGGCCGTGACGCTGCTGCAGCTACAGGATGGCGAAGAGGCCGAAGGCGTCCTCGCGGCCTACCGCGACGAAAGCGAGGAGCTGACCGCGCTCTACCTTCAGGCCGCTGCCGCCTATCTCGCCACCGAGCCGCGCCGCAATATCAGCGAAAATGTGCTCGGCCGCATCGTCGATACCGCCATGTCGGCGCGCGACGCCAATACGGCCCAGGAGCTCGGCTGGTATTCCTATGCCTTCCAGCAGCCGCAGACAGCGTTTGAGTGGTTCACCGTTGCCCTGCGTTTCCAGCCCGATCTGGAGCCGGCGGCCTATGGGCTGATGGTGGCGGCGAACGCTCTGGGAGATGCGACGACTGTGCAGTCGATCCGCAACCAATGGGCCGGGCGCTCCGCCCGCATCTCCGATTTCGGCAAGACTTCCGCCACCACCCAGCCGCCTGCGGCCGCGCCTGTCCCCGTTCCCGTCGCCCAGCGCCCGTCCGCGCCGGTACAGGCTGCGCCGGTACAGTCCGCGCGTCAGCCGACCAATCAGGTGGCCAGCGAACTCAGTGTCGACCCCAGCCCGCAGCGCAGCTCCGGGGGCCGTCGCTGCGAGAACTTTGTTCCTGCCGCCAGCCTTTCGGCGTCAAACGCCCTCAGCCATGCCTGGTGCCTGATGGATCTCAATCGTCCGGCGCAAGCGGTGGACCACTTCGCCCGGGCGCTTCAATCGGGCTCCGAGCGGGTGCGTTCGGACGCAGCCTATGGTCAGTCACTGGCCTTCATTCGCCTCGGCCTGCCACACGAAGCCGCGGTTGCCGCCGCCGCCGCGCCGGTCACCAATGCCCGTGCGCTTGAGCTTGAGGTGGCCATCCTTACCCAGCAGGCTACCAGCGCCTATGGCGTCGGCGATTATGCCAAGGCTCTCGCCATCCTCGATGCCCGCTCCAGATATGCCGCCGAGCGCAATGACCTGCTGACCCTGCGCGCCTGGAGCTACTACCACCTGCGCCGCTATCGCGAAGCCCAGCGCATTTTCTCCGCCGTTGCCGCCACCGGCTATGGCGAGGCCCTCGCCGGGCTCGAAGCCGCGACTTCCGCGCTCGCCCGCTCGCTCGTCCAATAA